One window of Vidua chalybeata isolate OUT-0048 chromosome 14, bVidCha1 merged haplotype, whole genome shotgun sequence genomic DNA carries:
- the LOC128795089 gene encoding syntaxin-1B-like, producing MRDRLAELQQRVAAEGDPHDDSLRFDNPAFVGDDASPVGRALREAAELWRALERLEQLSESIDRTQQSVLCCTSEESIAREKSGLGAARAAFARQAAALQPRLGALPAAPVGGSGRAGLRVRQTQLWLLLRRYGAVLARHYARESRYRHRLKEQIQRQAELAGINLGAQDVDLLAESPQGPRIVGRDLEELKAKHHLGLAQARQRQLLELEAQMLELRGLFVQLEGLLAQQHGAADSVEQHVLRTLDYAAQTGGGVKRARKYQRPSRLSALLTAALGLCSCCPCLPCPGRGLR from the coding sequence ATGAGGGACCGGCTGGCGGAGCTGCAGCAGCGAGTGGCGGCCGAGGGGGACCCGCACGACGACTCCCTGCGCTTCGACAACCCCGCGTTCGTCGGGGACGACGCCAGCCCCGTGGGCCGGGCGCTGCGGGAGGCGGCCGAGCTGTGGCGGGCGCTGGAGCGGCTGGAGCAGCTCTCGGAGAGCATCGACAGGACGCAGCAGTCGGTGCTGTGCTGCACCTCGGAGGAGAGCATCGCCCGCGAGAAGAGCGGCCTCGGCGCGGCCCGGGCCGCCTTCGCCCGCCAGGCCGCGGCCCTGCAGCCCCGGCTGGGAGCGCTGCCGGCGGCCCCGGTCGGGGGCTCGGGGCGAGCGGGGCTCCGCGTCCGCCAgacccagctgtggctgctgctgcgcCGCTACGGCGCCGTCCTCGCCCGCCACTACGCCCGGGAGAGCCGCTACCGGCACCGGCTGAAGGAGCAGATCCAGAGGCAGGCGGAGCTGGCGGGCATCAACCTGGGCGCCCAGGACGTGGATCTGCTGGCCGAGAGCCCCCAGGGGCCTCGCATCGTCGGCCGCGACCTGGAGGAGCTCAAGGCCAAGCATCACCTGGGCCTGGCCCAGGCTCGGCAgcggcagctgctggagctggaggcgCAGATGCTGGAGCTGCGCGGGCTGTTCGTGCagctggaggggctgctggcccagcagcaCGGCGCTGCCGACAGCGTGGAGCAGCACGTCCTGCGCACCCTCGACTACGCGGCCCAGACGGGCGGCGGGGTGAAGAGAGCCCGCAAATACCAGCGGCCGTCGCGGCTCTCGGCCCTGCTGACGGCGGCTCTCggcctctgctcctgctgcccctgcctgccctgccccggccGGGGCCTGCGCtga